One segment of Streptomyces sp. TG1A-8 DNA contains the following:
- a CDS encoding DUF6191 domain-containing protein has protein sequence MPGRREPLLLATGSVVICLWLFLFTWVGWRRRRYGGGGASTAEAWGELFHPSQRHVQQERERQLVLRDDAESGAPPSSVDLDSGKAVIRPVQGATSRYDAP, from the coding sequence GTGCCCGGAAGGCGAGAACCCTTGCTGCTTGCGACTGGCAGTGTCGTCATTTGCCTATGGCTGTTCCTCTTTACGTGGGTCGGCTGGCGGCGGCGCAGGTATGGCGGTGGCGGAGCATCCACTGCTGAGGCGTGGGGCGAGCTCTTCCATCCGTCACAGCGACACGTGCAACAGGAGCGGGAACGCCAACTTGTTCTCCGGGACGACGCCGAATCCGGTGCACCCCCCAGCTCTGTTGACCTCGACTCCGGCAAGGCAGTTATCCGCCCCGTGCAGGGCGCCACGAGCAGGTACGACGCGCCGTAA
- a CDS encoding MFS transporter, protein MKTADESPTSISTLLKIASFRRFVSANLISATGSAMAPLALAYALIEQGGGAGSLGVVLATTTVPTIVFLLAGGLFADRLSRSRLLFIGNLLAAGAQGALAVTVATGRATTVSIAACGFVSGTAASFIVPAAQGAVAQIVPEQQLQQANALLRLPSNAVKVLGPVVGGVIVAASGAAWALAWDAFTFAAAAVLLLGLRLDAPLVAPGGVLSDLRAGWAGFWSRTWLWTYTAVGTVLVAAWLAGFQLLGPLVAAAQYAGARDWGLIQAAFTCGLLVGTLVCLRWKPYRLLTVAVVAAGALALPLAAMACTVPLSLVLLATILAGVGLDVAIVAWTTAFQQRVPQAEQGRMSAFNGVGERLAIPLGYLITALAAHSWSSQAVLLTCAGMIAAATVLNLCVPDVYRINRLTPDDQPTVANDHRTVEQA, encoded by the coding sequence ATGAAAACCGCCGACGAGTCACCGACGTCGATCAGTACCCTGTTGAAGATTGCTAGTTTCCGGCGATTCGTGTCGGCCAATCTCATCTCGGCCACAGGGTCTGCGATGGCCCCTCTTGCCCTGGCCTACGCTCTCATTGAGCAAGGCGGTGGAGCGGGCTCTCTCGGTGTGGTGCTTGCCACGACCACCGTTCCCACGATCGTGTTCCTGCTCGCGGGCGGCTTGTTCGCGGACCGCCTGTCCCGCAGCCGGCTCCTCTTCATAGGGAATCTGCTGGCCGCTGGCGCGCAGGGTGCGCTGGCCGTCACCGTGGCGACCGGCCGTGCGACGACAGTGTCGATCGCAGCATGCGGTTTCGTCTCGGGGACGGCGGCGTCGTTCATCGTGCCCGCTGCGCAGGGCGCTGTTGCGCAGATCGTTCCGGAGCAGCAACTGCAGCAGGCCAACGCGCTGCTTAGGCTCCCGAGCAACGCGGTCAAGGTGCTGGGTCCGGTCGTCGGCGGTGTCATCGTCGCCGCCAGCGGTGCGGCATGGGCACTGGCTTGGGATGCGTTCACGTTCGCCGCCGCGGCTGTCCTGCTTCTTGGCCTGCGTCTGGATGCCCCGCTCGTTGCACCGGGCGGTGTGCTGAGCGACCTGCGGGCGGGCTGGGCGGGTTTTTGGTCGCGTACCTGGTTGTGGACCTACACGGCCGTCGGCACGGTCCTGGTCGCTGCATGGCTGGCGGGTTTCCAGCTTCTCGGCCCGCTCGTGGCCGCAGCACAGTACGCCGGAGCCCGCGACTGGGGCCTGATCCAGGCGGCCTTCACCTGTGGTCTGCTTGTGGGAACCCTCGTCTGCCTGCGCTGGAAACCGTACCGACTGCTCACGGTCGCGGTCGTCGCGGCCGGTGCTCTCGCGCTCCCCTTGGCCGCCATGGCCTGCACGGTGCCGCTGTCTCTCGTCCTGCTGGCCACGATACTTGCAGGGGTCGGGCTCGATGTCGCGATCGTCGCCTGGACCACTGCGTTCCAACAACGTGTGCCTCAGGCGGAACAGGGCCGCATGAGCGCCTTCAACGGCGTTGGGGAACGCCTCGCCATCCCCCTGGGCTACCTCATCACCGCTCTTGCTGCCCACTCATGGAGCAGCCAGGCAGTGCTGTTGACCTGTGCAGGAATGATCGCTGCCGCTACCGTTCTGAACCTCTGCGTGCCGGATGTGTACCGCATCAACCGCCTGACACCAGACGATCAACCGACAGTCGCAAACGATCACCGCACGGTAGAGCAGGCGTAG
- a CDS encoding site-specific integrase, which yields MQLFFTDQRKVWKVGQVAGLSQAELSALFARRLVPSGTPILLDEAMRPVEPVSSWFRSLALERKDAKTMRSYAYSVLMLLHFLLAREADLQSATETDLREFRLWRQDEAEEVVGDAAWDRDWAAIESLYRYLIRIGVVARQPWRATPQRDNLASRIRPDLRVRHMELDQYLYLRDVGFGGLAPDAGLDVSFRGWRPHRNRAACELALMTGMRIQEWSTLLLPELGLLDGQRPAFVDVELKACAKFGRPRSVYVGPDPMELLDAYLLLERPEIVEKAQHSLRRRHRELFVIQRLEADGTRVRGVLDGLTITRTIKNMKSDLRRLAAWETGGGLDPLALFIGQGGRMLTFSAWDKIRWRAWDRLKAWAGDRNAPVLPRRCWVYHDLRHTFALRLLIFLTREALNDAEDQGLPMSTLLDHMTGNPLLVVQRRLGHAHPSTTYRYIRYLKDPMREVDDAFREWTAAGGASYIAIARSLMDLEDAGHAPTRPLHP from the coding sequence GTGCAGTTGTTCTTCACCGACCAGCGGAAGGTCTGGAAGGTCGGCCAGGTCGCTGGATTGAGTCAGGCAGAGCTGTCAGCTCTGTTCGCCCGGCGTCTGGTGCCTTCGGGTACGCCGATTCTGCTGGATGAGGCGATGCGCCCGGTCGAGCCGGTGTCGTCGTGGTTCCGATCACTGGCACTGGAACGCAAGGACGCGAAGACGATGCGGTCGTACGCGTACTCGGTGCTGATGCTGCTGCACTTCCTGCTGGCCCGGGAGGCGGATCTGCAGTCGGCCACGGAGACAGACCTTCGGGAGTTTCGTCTGTGGCGGCAGGACGAGGCGGAGGAGGTGGTCGGTGACGCCGCATGGGACCGGGACTGGGCTGCCATCGAGTCTCTTTACAGGTATCTGATCCGGATCGGTGTCGTCGCCCGGCAGCCCTGGCGGGCGACACCGCAGCGTGACAACCTCGCCAGCAGAATCCGCCCTGACCTGCGCGTTCGGCACATGGAGCTTGACCAGTACCTCTACCTGCGGGACGTCGGATTTGGAGGACTGGCTCCGGATGCCGGGCTGGATGTCTCGTTCCGGGGCTGGCGGCCCCACCGGAATCGGGCCGCCTGCGAACTGGCGCTGATGACGGGGATGCGGATCCAGGAGTGGTCCACTTTGCTCCTGCCCGAGCTCGGTTTGCTGGATGGCCAGCGGCCGGCGTTCGTGGACGTCGAACTGAAGGCTTGCGCCAAGTTCGGACGGCCGCGTTCGGTCTATGTCGGGCCGGACCCGATGGAACTGCTCGATGCCTACCTGTTGCTCGAACGTCCGGAGATCGTGGAGAAGGCTCAGCACTCGCTTCGCCGGCGGCACCGAGAGCTGTTCGTGATCCAGCGGCTGGAGGCCGACGGCACGAGGGTCCGGGGAGTGCTGGACGGCCTGACGATCACGCGGACCATCAAGAACATGAAGTCGGATCTGCGACGTCTGGCGGCGTGGGAGACCGGTGGCGGTCTGGACCCGTTGGCGCTGTTCATCGGTCAGGGCGGCAGGATGCTCACCTTTTCGGCTTGGGACAAGATCCGGTGGAGGGCTTGGGATCGGTTGAAGGCGTGGGCCGGCGACCGGAATGCGCCGGTGCTGCCCAGGCGGTGCTGGGTCTATCACGACCTTCGGCACACCTTCGCCTTGCGGCTTTTGATCTTCCTGACGCGCGAGGCCCTGAACGACGCGGAGGATCAGGGGCTGCCGATGTCCACGCTGCTGGACCACATGACCGGCAATCCGCTGCTGGTGGTGCAGCGCCGCCTTGGCCACGCACACCCGTCGACCACCTACCGCTACATCCGCTACCTGAAGGACCCGATGCGGGAGGTCGATGACGCCTTCCGCGAGTGGACGGCCGCCGGCGGCGCCTCCTACATCGCCATCGCCCGCAGCCTGATGGACTTGGAGGACGCCGGCCATGCCCCGACGCGGCCATTACACCCGTAA
- a CDS encoding DUF6191 domain-containing protein yields the protein MPRWSADCQHGPSVPGRREPLLLATGSVVICLWLFLFTWVGWRRRRYGGGGASTAEAWGELFHPSQRHVQQERERQLVLRDDAESGAPPSSVDLDSGKAVIRPVQGATSRYDAP from the coding sequence GTGCCCCGCTGGTCAGCAGACTGTCAGCACGGACCATCGGTGCCCGGAAGGCGAGAACCCTTGCTGCTTGCGACTGGCAGTGTCGTCATTTGCCTATGGCTGTTCCTCTTTACGTGGGTCGGCTGGCGGCGGCGCAGGTATGGCGGTGGCGGAGCATCCACTGCTGAGGCGTGGGGCGAGCTCTTCCATCCGTCACAGCGACACGTGCAACAGGAGCGGGAACGCCAACTTGTTCTCCGGGACGACGCCGAATCCGGTGCACCCCCCAGCTCTGTTGACCTCGACTCCGGCAAGGCAGTTATCCGCCCCGTGCAGGGCGCCACGAGCAGGTACGACGCGCCGTAA
- a CDS encoding tyrosine-type recombinase/integrase translates to MVAEAPGSARLLLAPNVVHLAPESAVFTAMKEGWARQQHARFLKASTIEPRLRLINRFEVFTGLYPWQWTPADGEAFIAHLRSGANPIRMSTARTYEVTITLFVEYLLDRRYGWVDTCRERFGQTPQVVFHEANSVLHTLEYEGDPRRRPLTYDEVQALFDAADARPAQIRGHGRKGTLTALRDAAVLKTIYAYGTRRTESSMVDLVDLRRHRKSPQFGQFGSLAVRYGKSSKGAPPKRRTVLLVPEMDWVVDVLDEWVHEVRPRLAPGRHPALWVTERAGRMSPRSINEAFTTARDAAGLDAALDLHCLRHSYITHLTEFGYPARFVQEQVGHSHGSTTAIYMGVSDEYRNHLLEASLKRRLGDDWDLT, encoded by the coding sequence ATGGTCGCTGAGGCACCCGGTTCGGCGCGTCTCCTCCTCGCTCCGAACGTCGTACACCTGGCTCCGGAATCAGCGGTGTTCACGGCGATGAAGGAGGGCTGGGCCCGGCAGCAACACGCCCGGTTCCTGAAGGCTTCGACGATCGAACCGCGGCTGCGTCTGATCAACCGGTTCGAGGTGTTCACGGGGCTGTACCCGTGGCAATGGACTCCAGCGGATGGCGAAGCGTTCATCGCGCACCTGCGTAGCGGCGCCAATCCGATCCGTATGTCGACGGCGCGGACGTACGAGGTGACGATCACCTTGTTCGTGGAGTACCTGCTGGACCGCCGGTACGGATGGGTGGACACCTGCCGGGAGCGGTTCGGGCAGACACCTCAGGTCGTCTTCCACGAAGCCAACTCGGTCCTGCACACGCTGGAGTACGAGGGCGACCCTCGGCGTCGGCCGCTGACCTACGACGAGGTCCAGGCCCTGTTCGACGCGGCCGATGCCCGGCCGGCCCAGATCCGCGGACACGGGCGGAAGGGGACGCTGACCGCGCTGCGTGACGCCGCGGTGCTGAAGACGATCTACGCCTACGGAACCCGGCGCACCGAGTCCTCCATGGTCGACCTGGTGGACTTGCGACGGCATCGGAAAAGCCCGCAGTTCGGGCAGTTCGGCTCGCTGGCGGTGCGGTACGGGAAGTCGTCCAAGGGGGCGCCGCCGAAGCGGCGGACCGTGCTGCTGGTGCCGGAGATGGACTGGGTGGTCGACGTCCTGGACGAGTGGGTGCATGAGGTGCGTCCCCGGCTGGCGCCGGGCCGGCATCCGGCATTGTGGGTGACCGAGCGGGCCGGGCGGATGTCGCCGCGCTCGATCAACGAAGCCTTCACCACAGCTCGGGACGCAGCCGGTCTGGATGCAGCCCTCGATCTGCACTGCCTTCGCCACAGCTACATCACGCACCTGACGGAGTTCGGCTACCCCGCGCGGTTCGTGCAGGAGCAGGTCGGCCACTCCCATGGCTCGACAACAGCCATATACATGGGTGTCTCCGACGAGTACCGCAACCACCTGCTGGAGGCTTCACTGAAGCGCCGGCTCGGCGACGACTGGGACCTGACATGA
- a CDS encoding MFS transporter — protein MPKSSRLGLLHNQDFGRLFVATALGQLGDRIIVLALPLVAIAALHADEFQVGLLAAMTSAGSLLVGLPAGAWVDRMRKRSVMISTDLARALFLLTVPVAWWAGLLTIWWVYAVALVHGVLTVFFDVAYVSYLPHLVGRGNLVEGNSKLSAIRSVTSISGPTVAGPLVGLVGAPATLLASSVGMAMSGLIAITIRKRERKPESSDHPQLAREIKEGLKFVIKSPTLRAIMLGDAIFNLFLVMYQAMLLVFLEREIGLQSVGIGLIFSGMGCGALLGALLATRVSKRVGQGTVIWLASLVTCPLTALMPLAQAGWSVYVAAIGLATLSMGESSAW, from the coding sequence ATGCCAAAATCTTCCCGGCTCGGCCTCTTGCATAATCAGGACTTCGGGCGATTGTTTGTTGCCACTGCGCTCGGTCAGTTGGGCGACCGCATCATCGTTCTGGCCTTGCCTCTGGTTGCCATCGCGGCATTGCATGCCGACGAGTTCCAAGTGGGCTTACTGGCCGCGATGACTTCGGCAGGATCGCTCCTGGTCGGGTTGCCGGCTGGTGCATGGGTGGATCGAATGCGGAAGCGATCGGTGATGATCAGCACTGATCTCGCTCGCGCGCTGTTCCTCTTGACGGTTCCGGTGGCGTGGTGGGCGGGTCTTCTCACCATCTGGTGGGTATATGCAGTCGCCTTGGTTCACGGAGTGCTGACTGTCTTCTTCGATGTTGCATACGTCAGCTATCTCCCGCACTTGGTGGGACGCGGCAATCTGGTGGAAGGAAACTCAAAACTTTCGGCCATACGCTCGGTGACCAGTATCAGCGGGCCGACGGTGGCAGGGCCGCTGGTCGGCCTGGTCGGAGCTCCTGCAACGCTTTTGGCGAGTTCAGTCGGGATGGCTATGTCGGGACTGATCGCGATCACCATCCGGAAACGCGAACGTAAGCCTGAGTCGAGTGATCACCCTCAATTGGCCCGAGAGATCAAGGAGGGGCTGAAGTTCGTCATCAAGTCCCCTACCTTACGTGCGATCATGCTGGGGGATGCGATATTCAACCTCTTCCTGGTTATGTATCAGGCCATGTTGCTGGTCTTTTTGGAGCGGGAGATTGGCCTCCAATCCGTTGGTATCGGCCTCATTTTCTCGGGAATGGGTTGCGGTGCCTTGTTGGGCGCACTGTTGGCAACCAGGGTCTCCAAGCGGGTCGGGCAAGGTACGGTCATCTGGCTCGCATCGCTGGTTACCTGTCCGTTGACCGCGCTCATGCCGTTGGCGCAAGCGGGTTGGAGCGTGTATGTGGCTGCGATCGGACTCGCGACTCTTTCAATGGGGGAGTCGTCCGCGTGGTGA
- a CDS encoding IS3 family transposase (programmed frameshift) codes for MARPSRYPLELRRRAVRMVAEVRDDYPNETAALQAVTDKLGIGSRETLRNWLKQQEIDAGQRPGTTTEESVQLKALKKEIAELKRANEILKAAAKFLRGRARPATPALVAFIDEHRDRFGGVEPICRTLTEHDCKIAPSTYYAYKKRLAAPSARTVRDTELKELIRQVYTDNYRVYGARKIWRELNRQGHEVARCTVERLMRELGIAGAVRGKKVITTVPDQQAGRAPDRVDRDFVATAPNRCWVADFTHVATWAGVVYVAFVVDTFSRRIVGWSAATSKETQLVLDALEMALWQRDRDERPHIRGELIHHSDAGSQYTSFKLAEHLDAAGIAASIGSVGDAYDNALMESTIGLFKTELIKPQRPWKTLSQVELATAEWVDWYCHRRLHGEIGHVPPVEYETNYYTELTKPQVTPTI; via the exons ATGGCACGACCTTCCCGTTACCCGCTTGAGCTCCGCCGTCGTGCGGTGCGCATGGTCGCCGAGGTGCGCGACGACTACCCGAACGAGACGGCCGCCCTGCAGGCGGTCACCGACAAGCTCGGCATCGGCTCCCGCGAGACACTGCGGAACTGGCTGAAGCAGCAGGAGATCGACGCGGGGCAGCGTCCGGGGACGACGACGGAGGAATCGGTCCAGCTCAAGGCGCTGAAGAAGGAGATCGCCGAGCTGAAGCGGGCGAACGAGATCCTGAAGGCGGCGGCGA AGTTTCTTCGCGGCCGAGCTCGACCGGCCACACCTGCGCTCGTAGCGTTCATCGACGAGCACCGGGACCGCTTCGGCGGGGTCGAGCCGATCTGCAGGACGCTCACCGAGCACGACTGCAAGATCGCCCCTTCCACCTACTACGCCTACAAGAAACGACTGGCCGCCCCGTCCGCTCGTACCGTGCGGGACACGGAACTCAAGGAGCTGATCCGGCAGGTCTACACCGACAACTACCGTGTCTACGGGGCACGGAAGATCTGGCGGGAACTGAACCGGCAGGGTCATGAGGTGGCCCGCTGCACCGTGGAGCGGCTGATGCGCGAGCTGGGCATCGCCGGCGCCGTCCGCGGCAAGAAGGTCATCACTACGGTCCCGGACCAGCAAGCCGGGCGGGCACCGGACCGGGTGGACCGCGACTTCGTCGCCACGGCACCGAACCGCTGCTGGGTCGCGGATTTCACGCACGTGGCGACCTGGGCCGGGGTGGTCTACGTCGCCTTCGTCGTGGACACCTTCTCCCGCCGTATCGTCGGCTGGTCCGCCGCGACGTCGAAGGAGACCCAGCTCGTCCTGGACGCTCTGGAGATGGCGCTGTGGCAGCGCGACCGCGATGAACGCCCCCACATTCGGGGCGAGTTGATACACCACAGCGATGCGGGCAGCCAATACACCAGTTTCAAGCTGGCCGAACACCTCGACGCGGCCGGCATCGCGGCCTCGATCGGCTCCGTCGGCGACGCCTACGACAATGCCCTGATGGAGAGCACGATCGGCCTGTTCAAAACCGAGTTGATCAAGCCACAGCGACCCTGGAAGACACTCTCCCAGGTCGAGCTGGCCACCGCCGAGTGGGTCGACTGGTACTGCCACCGACGCCTGCACGGTGAGATAGGCCACGTCCCACCCGTTGAGTACGAGACCAACTACTACACGGAACTCACGAAACCACAGGTCACACCCACAATCTGA
- a CDS encoding DUF6262 family protein, with protein sequence MSTSRTDAAVRARRHATQEMLERLQAALAAAARDHMPVTVAALARTARVSRTFLYQNQQARALIEQATRTSGSHPGVSNSASRAQPAWKERALNAEDALTQAQREIRTQRTRIAELLGKIRDLEHDLPEGSLQRIVTENTTLKQHVRQLTLNRPGSNRDSIS encoded by the coding sequence ATGAGTACGTCCCGCACCGACGCGGCCGTCCGGGCCCGCCGCCACGCCACGCAGGAGATGCTCGAACGCCTCCAGGCTGCCCTGGCGGCCGCGGCACGCGACCATATGCCTGTCACCGTCGCAGCCCTTGCCCGTACCGCCCGCGTCTCACGTACCTTCCTCTATCAAAACCAGCAGGCCAGAGCCCTGATCGAACAGGCGACCCGCACAAGCGGATCCCATCCCGGAGTCTCCAACAGCGCCAGCCGCGCACAGCCCGCCTGGAAGGAACGTGCGCTCAACGCCGAAGACGCACTCACCCAAGCCCAGCGCGAAATCCGCACCCAGCGCACCCGCATCGCAGAACTCCTCGGCAAGATCCGCGACCTCGAACACGATCTCCCCGAAGGCTCACTTCAGCGCATCGTCACGGAGAACACCACACTGAAGCAGCACGTACGACAACTCACCCTGAACCGCCCCGGTTCGAATAGAGACTCGATTTCATGA
- a CDS encoding GntR family transcriptional regulator: MPREAPYLAVADVLRARILSGEWEIGERLPSRARLAVEYGVGRNVMQRAMDRLIIDGLLEGRAGSGTYVRTPRERLRLIRSRHRERREGSRCWPDRRERGRADAWDSHSQVRVPAPEPIAERLAISPGDLCVNTHYEFLADGQPVQLSESWEPMAITDGTPIVLPEMGPLAGKGVVERMRSIGVVISTVVEVPRPARATQVQANLLGISLGDLVLQIERTIFDTDGRPVETADMVIPDVRREVVYEFGVDRP; the protein is encoded by the coding sequence ATGCCCCGAGAGGCGCCGTACCTCGCAGTAGCCGACGTACTGCGCGCACGGATCCTCTCGGGAGAGTGGGAGATCGGGGAGCGCCTGCCGTCCCGGGCACGACTCGCCGTGGAGTACGGGGTCGGACGCAACGTCATGCAGAGGGCCATGGACCGTCTGATCATCGATGGTCTTCTCGAAGGACGCGCCGGCTCGGGCACCTACGTCCGCACGCCGCGAGAGCGCCTGCGGCTGATCCGTTCGCGGCACCGCGAACGCCGGGAGGGCTCCCGGTGTTGGCCCGACAGGAGGGAGCGGGGCAGGGCCGACGCCTGGGATTCACACAGTCAGGTGCGCGTCCCCGCCCCCGAGCCAATCGCTGAGCGGCTCGCCATCAGCCCTGGGGATCTCTGTGTCAATACGCATTACGAGTTCCTCGCCGATGGGCAACCCGTCCAGCTTTCCGAATCCTGGGAGCCGATGGCTATCACGGATGGAACGCCGATTGTGCTGCCCGAAATGGGTCCCCTAGCAGGAAAAGGGGTGGTCGAACGTATGCGTTCCATTGGCGTGGTCATCTCGACAGTGGTTGAGGTGCCGCGCCCGGCTCGTGCCACCCAGGTGCAGGCGAACCTGCTGGGGATCAGCCTGGGGGACCTCGTGCTACAGATCGAGCGGACCATCTTCGACACGGACGGACGCCCGGTGGAAACGGCCGACATGGTCATTCCGGACGTGCGCCGGGAAGTGGTCTACGAGTTCGGAGTCGACCGTCCGTAG
- a CDS encoding MFS transporter → MPKSSRLGLLHNQDFGRLFVATALGQLGDRIIVLALPLVAIAALHADEFQVGLLAAMTSAGSLLVGLPAGAWVDRMRKRSVMISTDLARALFLLTVPVAWWAGLLTIWWVYAVALVHGVLTVFFDVAYVSYLPHLVGRGNLVEGNSKLSAIRSVTSISGPTVAGPLVGLVGAPATLLASSVGMAMSGLIAITIRKRERKPESSDHPQLAREIKEGLKFVIKSPTLRAIMLGDAIFNLFLVMYQAMLLVFLEREIGLQSVGIGLIFSGMGCGALLGALLATRVSKRVGQGTVIWLASLVTCPLTALMPLAQAGWSVYVAAIGLATLSMGGVVRVVTQSSIQQALTPDRLLGRMSATARFVSWGGIPLGGLLGGALGSVFGAAGTLWIGAAGMTLSVLPNLLSPLRTMRTLPTEKAPEFAR, encoded by the coding sequence ATGCCAAAATCTTCCCGGCTCGGCCTCTTGCATAATCAGGACTTCGGGCGATTGTTTGTTGCCACTGCGCTCGGTCAGTTGGGCGACCGCATCATCGTTCTGGCCTTGCCTCTGGTTGCCATCGCGGCATTGCATGCCGACGAGTTCCAAGTGGGCTTACTGGCCGCGATGACTTCGGCAGGATCGCTCCTGGTCGGGTTGCCGGCTGGTGCATGGGTGGATCGAATGCGGAAGCGATCGGTGATGATCAGCACTGATCTCGCTCGCGCGCTGTTCCTCTTGACGGTTCCGGTGGCGTGGTGGGCGGGTCTTCTCACCATCTGGTGGGTATATGCAGTCGCCTTGGTTCACGGAGTGCTGACTGTCTTCTTCGATGTTGCATACGTCAGCTATCTCCCGCACTTGGTGGGACGCGGCAATCTGGTGGAAGGAAACTCAAAACTTTCGGCCATACGCTCGGTGACCAGTATCAGCGGGCCGACGGTGGCAGGGCCGCTGGTCGGCCTGGTCGGAGCTCCTGCAACGCTTTTGGCGAGTTCAGTCGGGATGGCTATGTCGGGACTGATCGCGATCACCATCCGGAAACGCGAACGTAAGCCTGAGTCGAGTGATCACCCTCAATTGGCCCGAGAGATCAAGGAGGGGCTGAAGTTCGTCATCAAGTCCCCTACCTTACGTGCGATCATGCTGGGGGATGCGATATTCAACCTCTTCCTGGTTATGTATCAGGCCATGTTGCTGGTCTTTTTGGAGCGGGAGATTGGCCTCCAATCCGTTGGTATCGGCCTCATTTTCTCGGGAATGGGTTGCGGTGCCTTGTTGGGCGCACTGTTGGCAACCAGGGTCTCCAAGCGGGTCGGGCAAGGTACGGTCATCTGGCTCGCATCGCTGGTTACCTGTCCGTTGACCGCGCTCATGCCGTTGGCGCAAGCGGGTTGGAGCGTGTATGTGGCTGCGATCGGACTCGCGACTCTTTCAATGGGGGGAGTCGTCCGCGTGGTGACTCAGTCAAGCATCCAGCAGGCCCTGACACCGGATCGGCTTCTGGGCCGGATGAGCGCAACAGCTCGGTTTGTTTCCTGGGGTGGCATACCTCTCGGTGGGCTTTTGGGTGGAGCCTTGGGCTCCGTTTTCGGAGCGGCAGGCACTTTGTGGATTGGTGCAGCAGGTATGACGCTGAGTGTCCTTCCCAACCTTCTGTCACCGCTTCGAACCATGCGCACGTTGCCCACGGAGAAGGCCCCTGAGTTCGCGCGTTGA